One window from the genome of Lathamus discolor isolate bLatDis1 chromosome 8, bLatDis1.hap1, whole genome shotgun sequence encodes:
- the DTWD1 gene encoding tRNA-uridine aminocarboxypropyltransferase 1 isoform X1, which translates to MSLNSPTLVNEENSQEPKRNSECLESVELQAPSSFQDNPLQQLQLASQEVLEKAKKSGRSKCPRCSSSRMFYCYTCFVPVETVPTKEIPTVKLPLKIDIIKHPNETDGKSTAVHAKLLAPDDVTIYKYPCIPEYEEKRHEIALIFPGPNSVSVKDIAFHLQKYAKKGTCVNDNDCSREPFLKQAKLEPKEDLNECISTNGNEGTRLKKIIFIDSTWNQTNKIITDERLQGLLQIELKTRKTCFWRHQKGKPDTYLSTIEAIYYFLVDYHQEILKENYKGQYDNLLFFFSFMYTLIKNAKCCAGRE; encoded by the exons ATGTCTTTAAATTCACCTACACTGGTAAATGAAGAAAACTCTCAAGAAccaaaaagaaattctgaatgTTTGGAAAGTGTAGAATTGCAGGCTCCATCATCGTTTCAAGATAACCCACTGCAACAACTACAGCTCGCATCACAGGAGGTACttgaaaaggcaaagaagaGTGGGAGATCAAAATGTCCTCGATGCAGTAGCTCAAGGATGTTTTATTGTTATACATGCTTTGTTCCTGTTGAAACTGTCCCTACCAAAGAAATTCCAACTGTGAAG TTACCTTTGAAGATTGACATCATTAAACACCCAAATGAAACAGATGGCAAAAGCACTGCTGTGCATGCTAAGCTCCTGGCACCCGATGATGTTACCATATATAAATACCCCTGCATTCcagaatatgaagaaaaaagacatgAA atAGCACTTATATTTCCTGGCCCCAATTCAGTTTCAGTAAAAGATATTGCTTTCCATCTCCAAAAGTATGCTAAGAAAGGCACTTGTGTTAACGATAATGACTGTTCCAGAGAACCATTTCTTAAGCAAGCAAAACTAGAACCTAAAGAAGATCTAAATGAATGCATCTCAACCAATGGGAATGAAGGCACtagactgaagaaaataatatttattgaCAGTACCTGGAATCAAACTAACAAAATAATAACTGATGAACGACttcaag GGTTGCTGCAAATTGAGTTGAAGACAAGGAAAACTTGCTTTTGGCGTCATCAGAAGGGGAAGCCAGATACATACCTTTCCACAATAGAAGCAATTTATTATTTCCTTGTAGACTATCATCAGGAGATTTTGAAAGAGAACTACAAAGGACAATATGataatctgctttttttcttttcatttatgtaCACATTGATTAAAAATGCCAAGTGTTGTGCAGGAAGAGAGTAA
- the DTWD1 gene encoding tRNA-uridine aminocarboxypropyltransferase 1 isoform X2, with amino-acid sequence MSLNSPTLVNEENSQEPKRNSECLESVELQAPSSFQDNPLQQLQLASQELPLKIDIIKHPNETDGKSTAVHAKLLAPDDVTIYKYPCIPEYEEKRHEIALIFPGPNSVSVKDIAFHLQKYAKKGTCVNDNDCSREPFLKQAKLEPKEDLNECISTNGNEGTRLKKIIFIDSTWNQTNKIITDERLQGLLQIELKTRKTCFWRHQKGKPDTYLSTIEAIYYFLVDYHQEILKENYKGQYDNLLFFFSFMYTLIKNAKCCAGRE; translated from the exons ATGTCTTTAAATTCACCTACACTGGTAAATGAAGAAAACTCTCAAGAAccaaaaagaaattctgaatgTTTGGAAAGTGTAGAATTGCAGGCTCCATCATCGTTTCAAGATAACCCACTGCAACAACTACAGCTCGCATCACAGGAG TTACCTTTGAAGATTGACATCATTAAACACCCAAATGAAACAGATGGCAAAAGCACTGCTGTGCATGCTAAGCTCCTGGCACCCGATGATGTTACCATATATAAATACCCCTGCATTCcagaatatgaagaaaaaagacatgAA atAGCACTTATATTTCCTGGCCCCAATTCAGTTTCAGTAAAAGATATTGCTTTCCATCTCCAAAAGTATGCTAAGAAAGGCACTTGTGTTAACGATAATGACTGTTCCAGAGAACCATTTCTTAAGCAAGCAAAACTAGAACCTAAAGAAGATCTAAATGAATGCATCTCAACCAATGGGAATGAAGGCACtagactgaagaaaataatatttattgaCAGTACCTGGAATCAAACTAACAAAATAATAACTGATGAACGACttcaag GGTTGCTGCAAATTGAGTTGAAGACAAGGAAAACTTGCTTTTGGCGTCATCAGAAGGGGAAGCCAGATACATACCTTTCCACAATAGAAGCAATTTATTATTTCCTTGTAGACTATCATCAGGAGATTTTGAAAGAGAACTACAAAGGACAATATGataatctgctttttttcttttcatttatgtaCACATTGATTAAAAATGCCAAGTGTTGTGCAGGAAGAGAGTAA
- the DTWD1 gene encoding tRNA-uridine aminocarboxypropyltransferase 1 isoform X3, which translates to MFYCYTCFVPVETVPTKEIPTVKLPLKIDIIKHPNETDGKSTAVHAKLLAPDDVTIYKYPCIPEYEEKRHEIALIFPGPNSVSVKDIAFHLQKYAKKGTCVNDNDCSREPFLKQAKLEPKEDLNECISTNGNEGTRLKKIIFIDSTWNQTNKIITDERLQGLLQIELKTRKTCFWRHQKGKPDTYLSTIEAIYYFLVDYHQEILKENYKGQYDNLLFFFSFMYTLIKNAKCCAGRE; encoded by the exons ATGTTTTATTGTTATACATGCTTTGTTCCTGTTGAAACTGTCCCTACCAAAGAAATTCCAACTGTGAAG TTACCTTTGAAGATTGACATCATTAAACACCCAAATGAAACAGATGGCAAAAGCACTGCTGTGCATGCTAAGCTCCTGGCACCCGATGATGTTACCATATATAAATACCCCTGCATTCcagaatatgaagaaaaaagacatgAA atAGCACTTATATTTCCTGGCCCCAATTCAGTTTCAGTAAAAGATATTGCTTTCCATCTCCAAAAGTATGCTAAGAAAGGCACTTGTGTTAACGATAATGACTGTTCCAGAGAACCATTTCTTAAGCAAGCAAAACTAGAACCTAAAGAAGATCTAAATGAATGCATCTCAACCAATGGGAATGAAGGCACtagactgaagaaaataatatttattgaCAGTACCTGGAATCAAACTAACAAAATAATAACTGATGAACGACttcaag GGTTGCTGCAAATTGAGTTGAAGACAAGGAAAACTTGCTTTTGGCGTCATCAGAAGGGGAAGCCAGATACATACCTTTCCACAATAGAAGCAATTTATTATTTCCTTGTAGACTATCATCAGGAGATTTTGAAAGAGAACTACAAAGGACAATATGataatctgctttttttcttttcatttatgtaCACATTGATTAAAAATGCCAAGTGTTGTGCAGGAAGAGAGTAA